One genomic segment of Primulina tabacum isolate GXHZ01 chromosome 9, ASM2559414v2, whole genome shotgun sequence includes these proteins:
- the LOC142555180 gene encoding uncharacterized protein LOC142555180: MASSAVAVLLKDEKLRQLAQLIRNHEVNNLYHITFQNLGDQLEYLRMSNNNMASVGTLLDHCNAIVIRYKDDGVRGPIADQILGYAEHCLSNALQIIRNYTLRRSYLDKMMDHHLQLFQALEELDTSSRYAVVDFTESIQEYDRLVISYMRLALNSYASAEFSRYLRNVGIGFNELVRSYQSKLGYTGRFEDLEIEQKIEVYAAIIEASGRLSVLLGEQGKGDIVTASSITYRVKKSNHGSAAMFLIDVGHIIWDVYSSDQPITTATREALVLAAKTGGATLGNLVGAAIATQLTGVTATTLFVTAVGLAGGFIGGFILGTVAGLLFDKIFGSGGEAVLPTDGFILYVATMPDGHDLAKQIANI, from the exons ATGGCCTCCTCTGCAGTTGCTGTTTTACTGAAAGATGAGAAGCTCCGGCAGCTCGCCCAGCTTATTCGCAACCACGAAGTTAACAACTTATACCACATAACTTTCCAAAACTTAGGGGACCAACTCGAATACCTCAGGATGTCCAACAATAACATGGCATCCGTTGGCACACTCCTGGATCACTGCAATGCGATAGTGATCAGGTATAAAGACGACGGTGTTCGAGGGCCCATTGCCGATCAGATTCTTGGCTATGCAGAGCACTGCCTCAGCAATGCACTTCAGATCATCAGGAACTACACTCTGCGAAGGAGTTATCTCGACAAAATGATGGATCACCACCTGCAACTCTTCCAAGCGCTGGAGGAGTTGGACACTTCGAGTCGATATGCTGTGGTCGATTTCACCGAATCCATTCAGGAATACGACCGATTGGTTATTAGCTACATGAGGTTGGCTCTCAACTCTTATGCTTCGGCAGAATTCTCAAGATATCTCAGGAACGTCGGCATTGGCTTTAACGAACTAGTTCGAAG TTATCAAAGTAAGCTTGGCTATACGGGACGGTTTGAGGACTTGGAAATAGAGCAAAAGATAGAGGTATATGCCGCAATAATTGAGGCATCGGGCCGGCTAAGTGTATTATTGGGCGAGCAGGGGAAGGGAGACATAGTTACGGCTTCGTCAATAACATATCGAGTGAAGAAATCGAATCATGGTTCAGCAGCCATGTTCCTGATAGATGTGGGACATATAATCTGGGACGTGTATTCGTCTGACCAACCAATCACGACGGCCACGAGAGAGGCCTTAGTTCTGGCAGCAAAAACAGGTGGAGCAACTTTGGGAAATCTTGTGGGAGCTGCAATAGCAACTCAGTTAACTGGTGTAACAGCTACTACCTTGTTCGTCACGGCCGTTGGACTAGCCGGAGGATTTATTGGAGGTTTTATTCTTGGAACCGTTGCCGGCCTCTTGTTCGACAAGATTTTCGGCTCCGGTGGGGAAGCCGTCCTTCCGACTGATGGCTTTATCCTCTATGTTGCAACCATGCCTGATGGCCACGACTTGGCCAAACAAATTGCCaatatttaa